In Kitasatospora sp. NA04385, a single genomic region encodes these proteins:
- the rpsK gene encoding 30S ribosomal protein S11 — translation MPPKGRQAAGAKKIRRKEKKNVAHGHAHIKSTFNNTIVSITDPAGNVISWASAGHVGFKGSRKSTPFAAQMAAEAAARRAQEHGMRKVDVFVKGPGSGRETAIRSLQATGLEVGSIQDVTPTPHNGCRPPKRRRV, via the coding sequence ATGCCCCCCAAGGGTCGTCAGGCTGCCGGCGCGAAGAAGATCCGCCGCAAGGAGAAGAAGAACGTCGCCCACGGGCACGCTCACATCAAGAGCACGTTCAACAACACCATCGTTTCGATCACCGACCCCGCGGGCAACGTGATCTCCTGGGCCTCCGCCGGCCACGTCGGTTTCAAGGGCTCGCGCAAGTCCACCCCGTTCGCCGCGCAGATGGCCGCCGAGGCCGCTGCCCGTCGCGCGCAGGAGCACGGCATGCGCAAGGTCGACGTCTTCGTCAAGGGTCCGGGCTCCGGCCGCGAGACCGCGATCCGCTCGCTCCAGGCCACCGGCCTGGAGGTCGGCTCGATCCAGGACGTCACCCCCACCCCGCACAACGGCTGCCGTCCGCCGAAGCGCCGCCGCGTCTGA
- the map gene encoding type I methionyl aminopeptidase, protein MVEIKTPEQIAKMRAAGLVVAEALKACREAVAPGVTTGELNDVADAVIAKHGATSNFRADHGGLWFPGVICASVNEEVVHGIPGERVLKAGDLISIDCGAILDGWHGDAAITVAVGETAAENVMLSKVTEGSMWAGIAQMKKGNRLVDVSRSIEGFIRRQPLPPKGKWGITEGYGGHGIGTAMHMEPHVLNYVAGRGKGMKLVPGTVLAIEPMVSLGTPHTEVLADDWTVVTTDGTWASHWEHSVAVTEQGPLVLTAFDGGRAELAKLGVTAAPDPLG, encoded by the coding sequence ATGGTGGAGATCAAGACCCCCGAGCAGATCGCCAAGATGCGAGCGGCCGGGCTGGTCGTCGCCGAGGCGCTGAAGGCCTGCCGCGAGGCGGTCGCCCCGGGGGTGACCACCGGGGAGCTGAACGACGTCGCCGACGCGGTCATCGCCAAGCACGGCGCCACCTCCAACTTCCGGGCCGACCACGGCGGCCTGTGGTTCCCGGGCGTGATCTGCGCCTCGGTGAACGAGGAGGTCGTGCACGGCATCCCCGGCGAGCGGGTGCTGAAGGCGGGCGACCTGATCTCGATCGACTGCGGTGCGATCCTGGACGGCTGGCACGGCGACGCGGCGATCACCGTCGCGGTCGGCGAGACCGCCGCCGAGAACGTGATGCTGTCCAAGGTCACCGAGGGCTCGATGTGGGCCGGCATCGCCCAGATGAAGAAGGGCAACCGGCTGGTCGACGTCTCCCGGTCGATCGAGGGCTTCATCCGCCGCCAGCCGCTGCCGCCGAAGGGCAAGTGGGGCATCACCGAGGGCTACGGCGGCCACGGCATCGGCACCGCGATGCACATGGAGCCGCACGTGCTGAACTACGTGGCCGGCCGCGGCAAGGGCATGAAGCTGGTCCCCGGCACCGTGCTGGCGATCGAGCCGATGGTGTCGCTGGGCACCCCGCACACCGAGGTGCTGGCGGACGACTGGACGGTCGTCACCACCGACGGGACGTGGGCCTCGCACTGGGAGCACTCGGTGGCCGTCACCGAGCAGGGCCCGCTGGTGCTGACCGCCTTCGACGGCGGCCGGGCCGAGCTGGCCAAGCTGGGCGTCACCGCCGCGCCGGACCCGCTGGGCTGA
- the rpmJ gene encoding 50S ribosomal protein L36: protein MKVKPSVKKICDKCKVIRRHGRVMVICDNLRHKQRQG, encoded by the coding sequence ATGAAGGTCAAGCCGAGCGTCAAGAAGATCTGCGACAAGTGCAAGGTGATCCGCCGCCACGGCCGGGTCATGGTGATCTGCGACAACCTGCGCCACAAGCAGCGCCAGGGCTGA
- the rplM gene encoding 50S ribosomal protein L13 produces MRTYSPKPGDVQRQWHVIDATDVVLGRLASQAANLLRGKHKAIYAPHVDTGDFVIIINADKVHLSGNKKTQKLAYRHSGFPGGLRSVRYDDLLANNPEKAVEKAIKGMVPKNSLGRQMLSKLKVYSGDQHPHAAQQPVPFEITQVAQ; encoded by the coding sequence GTGCGTACGTACAGCCCCAAGCCCGGCGACGTCCAGCGTCAGTGGCACGTCATCGACGCGACCGACGTCGTGCTCGGCCGCCTGGCCTCCCAGGCCGCCAACCTCCTGCGGGGCAAGCACAAGGCGATCTACGCGCCGCACGTTGACACTGGTGACTTCGTCATCATCATCAACGCCGACAAGGTGCACCTCTCGGGCAACAAGAAGACCCAGAAGCTGGCCTACCGCCACAGCGGCTTCCCGGGCGGTCTCCGCTCGGTCCGCTACGACGACCTGCTCGCGAACAACCCGGAGAAGGCCGTCGAGAAGGCCATCAAGGGCATGGTTCCGAAGAACAGCCTGGGCCGTCAGATGCTCTCGAAGCTGAAGGTCTACTCGGGCGACCAGCACCCGCACGCTGCGCAGCAGCCGGTGCCGTTCGAGATCACCCAGGTCGCGCAGTAA
- the mscL gene encoding large conductance mechanosensitive channel protein MscL has translation MLKGFRDFMMRGNVIDMAVGVVIGAAFTGVVTGFVSAFLTPVLGVVVGAAGDFSAYKFHVAGVIFPYGQFLNVLIAFVLTAAVLYFCVVLPVSKATARYLPKKPSVPKRPCPECLTDIPEAARRCSACTAVVEPVIPVQVAAKR, from the coding sequence GTGCTCAAGGGCTTCCGCGACTTCATGATGCGCGGCAACGTCATCGACATGGCCGTCGGTGTGGTCATCGGTGCGGCCTTCACCGGTGTGGTCACCGGCTTCGTCAGCGCCTTCCTCACCCCGGTGCTGGGCGTGGTGGTCGGCGCGGCCGGCGACTTCAGCGCGTACAAGTTCCACGTGGCGGGCGTCATCTTCCCGTACGGCCAGTTCCTGAACGTGCTGATCGCGTTCGTGCTGACCGCCGCGGTGCTGTACTTCTGCGTGGTGCTGCCGGTCTCCAAGGCCACCGCCCGCTACCTGCCGAAGAAGCCCTCGGTGCCCAAGCGCCCGTGCCCCGAGTGCCTGACCGACATCCCGGAGGCGGCCCGCCGCTGCTCGGCCTGCACCGCCGTGGTGGAGCCGGTCATCCCGGTCCAGGTCGCCGCGAAGCGCTGA
- a CDS encoding DNA-directed RNA polymerase subunit alpha yields the protein MLIAQRPSLTEEVVDEFRSRFVIEPLEPGFGYTLGNSLRRTLLSSIPGAAVTSIRIDGVLHEFTTVPGVKEDVTDLILNIKQLVVSSEHDEPVVMYLRKQGPGVVTAADIAPPAGVEVHNPELVLATLNGKGKLEMELTVERGRGYVSAVQNKASGQEIGRIPVDSIYSPVLKVTYKVEATRVEQRTDFDKLIVDVETKPAMRPRDAMASAGKTLVELFGLARELNVDAEGIDMGPSPTDAALAADLALPIEELELTVRSYNCLKREGIHTVGELVARSEADLLDIRNFGAKSIDEVKAKLAGMGLALKDSPPGFDPTAAADAFGADDLDDQGYAETEQY from the coding sequence ATGCTGATCGCTCAGCGTCCTTCGCTGACCGAAGAGGTCGTCGACGAGTTCCGCTCGCGGTTCGTGATCGAGCCGCTGGAGCCGGGCTTCGGCTACACCCTCGGCAACTCGCTCCGTCGCACGCTCCTCTCCTCGATCCCGGGTGCCGCCGTCACCAGCATCCGGATCGACGGCGTCCTGCACGAGTTCACCACCGTGCCGGGCGTCAAGGAGGACGTCACCGACCTCATCCTGAACATCAAGCAGCTGGTCGTCTCCTCGGAGCACGACGAGCCGGTCGTGATGTACCTGCGCAAGCAGGGTCCGGGTGTGGTCACCGCCGCCGACATCGCGCCCCCGGCCGGTGTCGAGGTGCACAACCCCGAGCTGGTCCTGGCCACGCTGAACGGCAAGGGCAAGCTGGAGATGGAGCTGACCGTCGAGCGCGGTCGCGGCTACGTCTCCGCCGTGCAGAACAAGGCCTCGGGCCAGGAGATCGGCCGCATCCCGGTCGACTCCATCTACAGCCCGGTGCTCAAGGTCACCTACAAGGTCGAGGCGACCCGCGTCGAGCAGCGCACCGACTTCGACAAGCTGATCGTCGACGTCGAGACCAAGCCGGCCATGCGTCCGCGCGACGCGATGGCGTCGGCCGGCAAGACCCTGGTCGAGCTGTTCGGCCTGGCCCGCGAGCTGAACGTCGACGCCGAGGGCATCGACATGGGCCCGTCCCCGACGGACGCCGCCCTGGCCGCGGACCTGGCGCTGCCGATCGAGGAGCTGGAACTCACCGTCCGCTCCTACAACTGCCTCAAGCGCGAGGGCATCCACACCGTGGGTGAGCTCGTCGCCCGCTCGGAGGCCGACCTGCTCGACATCCGCAACTTCGGTGCGAAGTCGATCGACGAGGTCAAGGCGAAGCTGGCCGGCATGGGCCTGGCCCTCAAGGACAGCCCGCCCGGGTTCGACCCGACCGCCGCCGCCGACGCCTTCGGCGCCGACGACCTGGACGACCAGGGCTACGCGGAGACCGAGCAGTACTGA
- the rpsI gene encoding 30S ribosomal protein S9, producing MAETAIESTLEVDFDDENVDEYTTETEYTTESLAGRFGEAVPGAGLGRRKEAIARVRIVPGTGQWKINGRTLENYFPNKVHQQTVNEPFKLLELDGRYDVIARIAGGGVSGQAYALRLGVARALNEADVDNNRGPLKKAGFLTRDARAVERKKAGLKKARKAPQYSKR from the coding sequence GTGGCCGAGACTGCCATCGAGAGCACCCTCGAGGTCGACTTCGACGACGAGAACGTCGACGAGTACACCACCGAGACCGAGTACACCACCGAGTCGCTGGCCGGCCGCTTCGGCGAGGCCGTCCCCGGCGCCGGCCTCGGCCGCCGCAAGGAGGCGATCGCCCGCGTGCGCATCGTCCCCGGCACCGGCCAGTGGAAGATCAACGGTCGCACCCTGGAGAACTACTTCCCCAACAAGGTGCACCAGCAGACCGTGAACGAGCCCTTCAAGCTCCTGGAGCTCGACGGCCGTTACGACGTCATCGCCCGCATCGCCGGCGGCGGCGTCTCCGGTCAGGCCTACGCGCTGCGCCTCGGCGTCGCCCGTGCGCTGAACGAGGCGGACGTGGACAACAACCGCGGCCCGCTTAAGAAGGCCGGCTTCCTGACCCGCGACGCCCGCGCCGTCGAGCGCAAGAAGGCCGGTCTCAAGAAGGCCCGCAAGGCGCCGCAGTACAGCAAGCGCTAA
- the rpsM gene encoding 30S ribosomal protein S13 — MARLSGVDLPREKRIEIALTYVYGIGKTRAQLALAETGVSGDIRVRDITEDDLVKLQKFVDANFEVEGDLRRQVAADIRRKVEIGCYEGLRHRRGLPVRGQRTHTNARTRKGPRRAIAGKKKPGKK, encoded by the coding sequence ATGGCACGCCTTTCCGGCGTTGATCTCCCCCGCGAGAAGCGGATCGAGATCGCCCTCACCTACGTCTACGGCATCGGCAAGACCCGCGCCCAGCTGGCGCTCGCCGAGACCGGCGTGAGCGGTGACATCCGCGTCCGCGACATCACCGAGGACGACCTCGTCAAGCTGCAGAAGTTCGTCGACGCGAACTTCGAGGTCGAGGGTGACCTCCGCCGCCAGGTCGCCGCCGACATCCGCCGCAAGGTCGAGATCGGCTGCTACGAGGGCCTGCGCCACCGCCGCGGCCTGCCCGTCCGCGGCCAGCGCACCCACACCAACGCGCGTACCCGCAAGGGCCCGCGTCGCGCGATCGCCGGCAAGAAGAAGCCGGGCAAGAAGTAG
- the rplQ gene encoding 50S ribosomal protein L17: MPRPTKGARLGGGPSHEPLLLAGLARELFQYGRITTTEAKARRLRPLAEKLITKAKKGDIHNRRLVRKTITDVSVLHTLFTEIAPRFENRPGGYTRITKIGGRRGDNAPMAVIELVEGEIATKATVAEAEAATKRSVKEAETKAAETKAAEAEETKADEAAETTEA; encoded by the coding sequence ATGCCCCGTCCCACCAAGGGTGCCCGTCTCGGCGGCGGCCCGTCCCACGAGCCGCTGCTGCTGGCCGGCCTGGCCCGCGAGCTGTTCCAGTACGGCCGCATCACCACCACCGAGGCCAAGGCCCGCCGCCTGCGCCCGCTGGCGGAGAAGCTGATCACCAAGGCGAAGAAGGGCGACATCCACAACCGTCGCCTGGTGCGCAAGACCATCACCGACGTGTCGGTGCTGCACACCCTCTTCACCGAGATCGCCCCGCGGTTCGAGAACCGCCCCGGCGGCTACACCCGCATCACCAAGATCGGCGGCCGCCGCGGCGACAACGCGCCGATGGCCGTGATCGAGCTGGTCGAGGGCGAGATCGCCACCAAGGCGACCGTCGCCGAGGCCGAGGCCGCCACCAAGCGCTCCGTCAAGGAGGCCGAGACCAAGGCCGCCGAGACCAAGGCCGCCGAGGCCGAGGAGACCAAGGCCGACGAGGCCGCCGAGACCACCGAGGCCTGA
- a CDS encoding ABC-F family ATP-binding cassette domain-containing protein, with the protein MGHVEISHLEYYLPDGRVLFDDASFRVGEGAAVALVGANGAGKTTLLRMIAGDTQPHGGSVTVTGGLGVMRQFVGTTGRESAEDAPGALPADASVRDLLVSVAPERIADAARAVDAAELAMIAQDDEKSQMAYAQALSDWSDAGGYEYEADWDVCTTAALGMPFDRAQWRGLNTLSGGEQKRLVLEALLRGPDEVLLLDEPDNYLDVPGKRWLEEAIRTTGKTVLYISHDRELLSRTAEKIIAVESGAAGSSVWVHGGGFESFHQARQDRFARFEELGRRWDEEHAKLKKLVVNLRQAASVSHALATRYAAAQTRLKKFEEAGRPEEPPREQSITMRLKGGRTGVRSFTLQGLELSGLMKPFDLEVYYGERVAVLGSNGSGKSHFLRLLAGDGTVRHGGSWKLGARVVPGHFRQTHAHPELLGRTVRSIVEEEHALSRGAAMSALRRYELDRQEEQKFESLSGGQQARLMILKLELSGSTALLLDEPTDNLDLESAEALQQGLEAFDGTVLCVTHDRWFARSFDRFLVFGSDGRVYESPEPVWDETRVVRDR; encoded by the coding sequence ATGGGACACGTCGAGATTTCGCACCTGGAGTACTACCTGCCGGACGGGCGGGTGCTGTTCGACGACGCGTCCTTCCGGGTCGGCGAGGGCGCGGCCGTCGCCCTGGTCGGCGCCAACGGCGCCGGCAAGACCACGCTGCTGCGCATGATCGCGGGCGACACCCAGCCGCACGGCGGCTCGGTGACCGTCACCGGCGGCCTGGGCGTGATGCGCCAGTTCGTCGGCACCACCGGCCGGGAGAGCGCCGAGGACGCCCCGGGCGCGCTGCCCGCCGACGCCTCGGTGCGCGACCTGCTGGTCTCCGTCGCCCCCGAGCGGATCGCCGACGCGGCCCGCGCGGTGGACGCCGCGGAGCTGGCGATGATCGCGCAGGACGACGAGAAGTCGCAGATGGCCTACGCCCAGGCGCTGTCCGACTGGTCGGACGCCGGCGGCTACGAGTACGAGGCGGACTGGGACGTCTGCACCACGGCGGCCCTGGGCATGCCGTTCGACCGGGCCCAGTGGCGCGGCCTGAACACCCTCTCCGGCGGCGAGCAGAAGCGGCTGGTGCTGGAGGCGCTGCTGCGCGGCCCGGACGAGGTGCTGCTGCTCGACGAGCCGGACAACTACCTGGACGTGCCGGGCAAGCGCTGGCTGGAGGAGGCGATCCGGACCACCGGCAAGACGGTGCTCTACATCTCGCACGACCGCGAGCTGCTCTCCCGCACCGCCGAGAAGATCATCGCGGTGGAGTCCGGCGCGGCCGGCTCCAGCGTCTGGGTGCACGGCGGCGGCTTCGAGTCCTTCCACCAGGCCCGCCAGGACCGCTTCGCGCGCTTCGAGGAGCTCGGCCGCCGCTGGGACGAGGAGCACGCCAAGCTGAAGAAGCTGGTGGTCAACCTGCGGCAGGCGGCCTCGGTCAGCCACGCCCTGGCGACCCGCTACGCCGCCGCGCAGACCCGGCTGAAGAAGTTCGAGGAGGCCGGCCGGCCGGAGGAGCCGCCGCGCGAGCAGTCGATCACCATGCGGCTCAAGGGCGGCCGCACCGGCGTGCGGTCCTTCACCCTGCAGGGCCTGGAGCTGTCCGGCCTGATGAAGCCCTTCGACCTGGAGGTCTACTACGGCGAGCGGGTCGCGGTGCTGGGCTCCAACGGCTCCGGCAAGTCGCACTTCCTGCGGCTGCTGGCCGGGGACGGGACGGTGCGGCACGGCGGCAGCTGGAAGCTCGGCGCCCGGGTGGTGCCGGGGCACTTCCGGCAGACCCACGCCCACCCGGAGCTGCTCGGCCGCACGGTGCGCTCGATCGTCGAGGAGGAGCACGCGCTCTCCCGCGGCGCGGCGATGTCCGCGCTGCGCCGCTACGAGCTGGACCGGCAGGAGGAGCAGAAGTTCGAGTCGCTGTCCGGCGGGCAGCAGGCCCGGCTGATGATCCTCAAGCTGGAGCTGTCGGGCTCCACCGCGCTGCTGCTGGACGAGCCGACCGACAACCTGGACCTGGAGAGCGCCGAGGCGCTCCAGCAGGGCCTGGAGGCGTTCGACGGCACCGTGCTGTGCGTCACCCACGACCGCTGGTTCGCCCGGAGCTTCGACCGCTTCCTGGTGTTCGGCTCGGACGGCCGGGTCTACGAGTCCCCGGAGCCGGTCTGGGACGAGACCCGGGTGGTCCGGGACCGCTGA
- the glmM gene encoding phosphoglucosamine mutase: protein MARLFGTDGVRGVANEGLTAELALGLSVAAAHVLGDANAFEGHRPVAVVGRDPRASGEFLEAAVIAGLASAGVDVLRVGVLPTPAVAYLTGALGADFGVMLSASHNAMPDNGIKFLARGGHKLDDALEDAIEAHYHRYGAGDESWKRPTGAAVGRVRQYNEGFDRYVAHLVAVLPNRLDGVRVVIDGAHGAAARVAPEAFARAGAEVVYTLGTEPTGLNINDGVGSTHLDKLRAAMKEHRADLGVALDGDADRCLAADAEGNEVDGDQIIAILAVGMKEAGTLRRNTAVATVMSNLGFTLAMEREGIGLVHTAVGDRYVLEEMKQHGYALGGEQSGHVILLDHATTGDGTLTGLMLGARLAATKQPLADLASVMTRLPQVMINVKGVDKDRVESCAELQEAVAAAEAELGTTGRVLLRKSGTEPLVRVMVEAVGQEQAQDVCQRLADAVRLHLG from the coding sequence ATGGCACGACTCTTCGGTACGGACGGGGTGCGCGGGGTGGCCAACGAGGGCCTGACCGCCGAACTGGCACTGGGCCTGTCGGTGGCCGCCGCGCATGTGCTCGGCGACGCCAACGCGTTCGAGGGGCACCGGCCGGTGGCCGTGGTCGGCCGGGACCCGCGGGCGTCCGGAGAGTTCCTGGAGGCCGCCGTGATCGCCGGCCTGGCCAGCGCCGGCGTGGACGTGCTGCGGGTCGGCGTGCTGCCCACCCCCGCGGTGGCGTACCTGACCGGCGCGCTCGGCGCCGACTTCGGCGTGATGCTGTCCGCCAGCCACAACGCGATGCCCGACAACGGCATCAAGTTCCTCGCCCGCGGCGGCCACAAGCTGGACGACGCGCTGGAGGACGCCATCGAGGCGCACTACCACCGCTACGGCGCCGGCGACGAGAGCTGGAAGCGCCCCACCGGCGCGGCGGTCGGCCGGGTCCGCCAGTACAACGAGGGCTTCGACCGGTACGTGGCGCACCTGGTCGCGGTGCTGCCGAACCGGCTCGACGGGGTGCGGGTGGTCATCGACGGCGCACACGGCGCGGCCGCCCGGGTCGCCCCGGAGGCGTTCGCCCGGGCCGGCGCCGAGGTGGTGTACACCCTGGGCACCGAGCCGACCGGCCTGAACATCAACGACGGCGTCGGCTCCACCCACCTGGACAAGCTGCGGGCCGCGATGAAGGAGCACCGGGCCGACCTGGGCGTCGCCCTGGACGGCGACGCCGACCGCTGCCTGGCCGCCGACGCGGAGGGCAACGAGGTCGACGGCGACCAGATCATCGCGATCCTGGCGGTCGGCATGAAGGAGGCCGGCACGCTGCGCCGCAACACCGCCGTCGCCACCGTGATGTCGAACCTGGGCTTCACCCTGGCGATGGAGCGCGAGGGCATCGGCCTGGTGCACACCGCGGTCGGCGACCGGTACGTGCTGGAGGAGATGAAGCAGCACGGCTACGCGCTGGGCGGCGAGCAGTCCGGGCACGTGATCCTGCTGGACCACGCGACCACCGGCGACGGCACCCTGACCGGCCTGATGCTGGGCGCCCGGCTGGCCGCCACCAAGCAGCCGCTGGCGGACCTGGCCTCGGTGATGACCCGGCTCCCGCAGGTGATGATCAACGTCAAGGGCGTGGACAAGGACCGGGTGGAGTCCTGCGCCGAGCTGCAGGAGGCGGTGGCCGCGGCGGAGGCCGAGCTCGGCACCACCGGCCGGGTGCTGCTGCGCAAGTCCGGCACCGAGCCGCTGGTGCGGGTGATGGTCGAGGCGGTCGGCCAGGAGCAGGCGCAGGACGTTTGCCAGCGGCTCGCCGACGCGGTGCGGCTGCACCTGGGCTGA
- the truA gene encoding tRNA pseudouridine(38-40) synthase TruA, whose protein sequence is MVNDCAELPPVKDGPADGHTRVRLDLAYHGAEFSGWARQRERRTVQGELEDALRIVLRSEENFPLTVAGRTDAGVHARGQVAHVDLPDALWAQHGAKLLRRLAGRLPADVRVYRVSEAPHGFDARFAAVWRRYAYRVADHPGGVDPLLRGHVLWHDRPLDLERMNEAAALLVGEHDFAAYCKKREGATTIRTLLELHWERVPIDPYAAQEGSLAVATVRADAFCHNMVRALVGAMLLVGDGHRPVEFPGEVLAGGVRNSAVNVIRPHGLTLEEVGYPADELLAERNRISRRLRTLGEPAG, encoded by the coding sequence GTGGTGAACGACTGCGCCGAGCTGCCGCCGGTGAAGGACGGCCCGGCGGACGGGCACACCCGGGTCAGGCTGGACCTCGCCTACCACGGCGCGGAGTTCTCCGGCTGGGCCCGGCAGCGCGAACGGCGCACCGTGCAGGGCGAGTTGGAGGACGCGCTGCGGATCGTGCTGCGCAGCGAGGAGAACTTCCCGCTGACCGTGGCCGGCCGCACCGACGCCGGGGTGCACGCCCGCGGCCAGGTCGCGCACGTCGACCTCCCCGACGCGCTCTGGGCCCAGCACGGCGCCAAGCTGCTGCGGCGGCTCGCCGGGCGGCTGCCCGCCGACGTCCGGGTGTACCGGGTGTCCGAGGCGCCGCACGGCTTCGACGCCCGGTTCGCGGCGGTCTGGCGGCGCTACGCGTACCGGGTGGCCGACCACCCCGGCGGGGTCGACCCGCTGCTGCGCGGGCACGTGCTCTGGCACGACCGGCCGCTGGACCTGGAGCGGATGAACGAGGCGGCGGCGCTGCTGGTCGGCGAGCACGACTTCGCGGCGTACTGCAAGAAGCGCGAGGGCGCCACCACCATCCGCACCCTGCTGGAGCTGCACTGGGAGCGGGTGCCGATCGACCCGTACGCGGCCCAGGAGGGCTCGCTGGCGGTGGCCACGGTGCGGGCGGACGCCTTCTGCCACAACATGGTGCGCGCGCTGGTCGGGGCGATGCTGCTGGTCGGCGACGGGCACCGGCCGGTGGAGTTCCCGGGCGAGGTGCTGGCCGGCGGGGTGCGCAACTCGGCGGTCAACGTGATCCGGCCGCACGGGCTGACCCTGGAGGAGGTCGGCTACCCGGCCGACGAACTGCTCGCCGAGCGCAACCGGATCTCGCGGCGGCTGCGGACGCTGGGCGAACCGGCCGGGTAA
- the infA gene encoding translation initiation factor IF-1 encodes MAKKQGAIEIEGTVIESLPNAMFKVELQNGHKVLAHISGKMRMHYIRILPDDRVVVELSPYDLTRGRIVYRYK; translated from the coding sequence ATGGCTAAGAAGCAAGGCGCCATTGAGATCGAGGGCACCGTGATCGAGTCTCTTCCGAACGCGATGTTCAAGGTCGAGCTGCAGAACGGTCACAAGGTCCTCGCGCACATCAGCGGCAAGATGCGCATGCACTACATCCGCATCCTCCCGGATGACCGGGTCGTGGTGGAGCTCAGCCCCTACGACCTGACCCGCGGCCGGATCGTCTACCGCTACAAGTAA